TGCGCCCGTGCAGCCCGTGGCTGCCGTAGAACATGAAGACCTTGAACGACGTCACCCCGTGGTCGGCGACCAGCGACCCGATCTCGTCGATGTGCTCGCGGCTCATCGGCGCCAGGTGGTAGGCGTAGTCGACCAGCGCCCGGCCCTCCGTCAGGGCGAGCACCTCGGGGAAGAAGTCGGCGTACGACCCGCCCTTGTTGAGGTAGTACTGCCCGGTGCGCATGTAGGAGAGCGACGTGGTGACGCCGCCCTGGGCGCAGGCGCGGGACTCGCTGGTCACGTCGTCGGGGAGCGGGTTGTAGATGCCCCAGTGCTGGTGGGCGTCGACCACGCCCGGGAACGCGATCTTGCCGCCGCAGTCGACCACGGTCGCGGCCAGCGACGGGTCGATGCCGGCCTCGATCCGGGCGAACCTGCCGTCCTTGACGGCGAGGTCGACCTGCTGCGGCTCGTCGTGGCCGGGCAGCACCGCGGCGACATGGGTGAGGAGGACGTCGAACTCGGTCACGGGGACTCTCCTGGGGTGAAGGTGGACAGGGGCTTCAGCACGGCGGCCAGGCCGGTCGCGGTGTGCAGGGAGAGGACGTCGTCGCGGACGGAGTCGGCGGCCTCGGGGGACAGGCGTCCCGCGACGTTGTCGCGGAACTTGGTGGCGAGCTCGTCGTCGGAGAGCGGACGGGCGGGCCCACCGCGGTTGGTGAGCACCTCCTCGACGAGGACCTCGCCGTCCGTGGTGGTCAGGGTGACCACCGCGGGGAACTGGAAGGGGTAGATCTCGTCGCACCGCGCGTCGGGGACCACCTCGACCTTCGCCATCAGGGCCCGGCGGGCCGGGTCCTGGGCCAGCGCGTCGGAGTAGTCGTCGAGACTCGTGCCGAGGCCGCCGCCACCGAGCAGCCCCGCCGCGAAGGCGTACGGACCGGAGAACTGCGCCTGGTAGCCGGTCTCCGGCGCCCGCTTGACCTCGATCGGCTCGCCGATGGTCCGCACGGTCGCCCCGGCCACGCCGACCACCACCGTCGCCACGCGCGCCGGGGTGATCCCTCGCCCGGCGAAGGCGCGGCCGGCGTCGACGGTGGTGTGGGTGAAGTGGTTGGCGGGGTAGGGCTTGAAGAAGATGCCGGGCACCGACCAGTCGGTGCCGAGGCCCTCGGTCACCGCCTCCGGGAAGAACTGTCCGTGCAGCCAGGCCTCGAAGAAGCCGAAGCGGCCCTCCAGCACGGTCGGCGGACCGGTGAACCCCCGGCGGACCAGCTGGGCGGCGGTGACCCCGGCCTGGGCCGCGAGCCCGCAGTGGAGCCGCTTGACGGTGCCGCCGGTGCGGTTCGCCTCGATCACGCCCGACGCCATCGAGGCGGTGAGCCCGAGGACGTCGGTGATCCCCTGCTCGTCGAGGCCGTAGGCGATCGCCGCGGCGACCGCGGAGCCCATCGCCCCGGTGATCGAGGTCGCGTGCTGGCCGTGCTCGAAGTAGACGGAGTTGCCCAGGTCGGCGTCGTAGCCGGCCATCCCGAGCCGGACCGCCACCTCGATGCCGACCGCGATCGCGCGGACCGCCACCTCGCCCGGGACGCCGGCGTGCTCGGCAGCGGCGAGCGCGGCGGGGACCACCGAGGCGCTCGGGTGCAGCACGGAGGGCAGGTGGGTGTCGTCGTAGTCCAGGGAGTGCGCGAGCACGCCGTTGGCGAACGCAGCCTGCGCGGCCGAGACCCGGGTGGGCTCGCCCACCACGGTGGCGACCGGGTGGCCGCCCTGGTCGAGCACGTGGTCGAGGGCGGCGGCCGAGGTGGGCAGCCGGTGGGCGGCCACGCAGAGCCCCAGGACGTCGAGCGTGCGCTGACCGACCGAGACGGCCACGGCGTCCGGGACGCCGTGGCGTGCGGTGTGCGCGGCGAACGCGGCCAGCTGTTGGGCCAACGTGGGACCCGCCTGCGCCTCGCCGGTCGGGTTGCCTGCCGGCCGGGCCCCGGCGGCCGGCGTCCAGACGCTCATCCGCCGACCACGGCGAGTGGGCGGACCGGGGAGCCGGTGGCGCCGAAGAACTTCAGCGGCGACATGACGAAGAGGAACTCGTGGACGCCTGCGGCGGCGAGGCCCTCGAGGTCGAGGGCCTCGATGATGTAGATCCCGCTCTCCACCAGCAGCACGCGGTGGGCGGGGAGCAGTCCGTGGCCGGCGCCGGGGGCGAGCTGCTCGTAGGCGATGGTGTCCGCGCCGGTGGCGTGGATGCCGAACTCGGCCAGGAAGGTGGCACCGGCCTCCGAGACACCCGGGACGCCGGTCGACAGCCCGCGGTAGGCGTCGCCGTCGCCGCGGTCGAAGTGCTGGCCCCAGCCCGAGCGCACCAGCACCACGTCGCCGGTCCGGATCTCGGTGCGCTGTCGCTCCAGGGTCCGCTCCAGGTCCTCGACGGTGATCTCCTGGCCGGGGTCGAGCCGCTCGACCCCGAGTGCTTCGGGCACGTCGAGCAGCAGGCCCCGACGCACCATCGGGGCGATGGTGTGGGCGCCGTGGTCGACGAACCGGCCACCCACCTGGGCGGAGGCCGCGTCGACGTCGCCGTAGAGCCTGCCGTCCTGCGAGACGTGCGCCAGCGCGTCGACGTGGGTGCCGACGTGGGTGCCCATGGAGATCATGTCGTTGGCGGCGGACCCGCCGTCGGCCCGCACCATGTCGCCGTGCCGGCGCGGCATCGCGTGCCAGTACGCCGGGTGGTTGGGGGACTGGGGCATCCCGACGGTGAGGGTGCGGCCCAGGTCGTGCACCTCCAGCCCGGCGCGCACGGCGTCGAGCAGCAGCGCGGTGGTCGGGTGGTCCTCCGGGCCGGCCGCAGTCCTGGTGGTCGTGGGGATCCTGGATGTCATCGTTCTGGGTCCTCGTCTGGGTGGTGGGGTCACGCGATCACGTGGCGGTCGCGGAGGTGCGCCAGCTCCTCCTCCTGGAGCCCGAGGGCGCCAAGCACCTCGTCGGTGTCCTGGCCGAGCGCTCGCCCGGGAAACCGGATACCTCCCGGCGTGCCGGACATCCGCCACATGACGTTGTGCTGCAGGACCGGCCCGAGGTCGTCGTCCTCGACCTCGACGAGCATCTGCGTCTCGCGGACGTGCGGGTCCTCGACCAGGTCGCGGGCGGAGTAGATAGGTGCGATCGCCGCTCCGGCCTCGGTGAAGGTCGCCACCACCTCCTCGCGGCTCCGGGCGGCGATCCAGGAGCCGACCATCTCGTCGAGCTCGTCCGCGTGCGCCGCGCGCGAGTGGCCGGTGGCGAACCACGGCTCGGCGATCACCTCGGGGTGCCCGACCAGGTGCATCACCCGCTCGGCGATGGCCTGGGCGCTGGTGGAGATCGCCACCCAGTGGTCGTCCTCGGTGCGGTAGGCGTTGCGCGGGGCGTTGTTGGTGGAGCGGTTGCCGTGCCGCATCCCGACCTCGCCGGTCTGCTGGTAGACCGAGGGGCCCGGACCGACGGCGGTCATGATCGGGTCGAGCAGGTTGAGGTCGATGACCTGGCCCTGGCCCCCGTTGCGCTCGCGGGCGAAGAGGGCCATCGAGACGGCGGAGGAGGCGGCGATGCCGGCGATCGAGTCGGCGAGTCCGAACGCCGGCAGGGTCGGGGGGCCGTCCGCGGGACCGGTGAGGTGGGCGAAGCCGCTCATCGCCTCGGCCAGGGTGCCGAAGCCGGCGCGCGAGGCGTAGGGGCCGACCTGGCCGAAGCCGGTGATGCGGAGCAGGACGAGCCCGGGGTTGAGCTCGCGCAGCACGTCCGGCCCCAGTCCCCACCGTTCCAGGGTCCCGGGACGGAAGTTCTCCACGACCACGTCGGCCTGGGCCGCCAGGGCGCGGAAGATGTCGGCGCCGTCCGGGTCCTTGAGGCTCAGGCCGATCGTGCGCTTGTTGCGCGAGACCTCCTTCCACCAGATCGGGACCCCGTCCTTGGAAGGTCCGTGCCCGCGCATCCCGTCGCCGGCGACGGGATGCTCGACCTTGATCACGTCGGCCCCGAAGTCGCCCAGGACCTGGCAGGCCAGCGGGCCGGCGAGGATGGTCGACGCGTCCAGCACGCGCACTCCGGTGAGGGGTCCCATGGCGAGGGATCATATATCATCTACGACCATGAGGGTTGATGTGCTCGTCGTCGGAGCCGGGGCTGCCGGGCTCTCCTGCAGCATCGAGGCCGCTCGTGGTGGCGCGAGCGTGCTGCTCGTGGAGAAGGACACCCGTCTCGGCGGCACCCTGCACCTCAGCGGGGGTCACCTCGCCGCCGGCGGGACGGCGCGGCAAGCCGAGCGCGGCATCGAGGACTCGCCGGCCGCCCACCGCGCCGACGTGCTCCGGATCAGCGGCGGAACCGCCCGCGCCGACCTCGTCGAGATCGTCACCGAGCACGCGCCTGCGACCGTGGAGTGGCTTGCCGGCCGGGGCTTCGACTTCGCCGCCGAGACGCCGCGGATCGTCTACGGGCACGAGCCCTACGAGATCCCCCGGACCGTCTACGGGGTCGACGAGGGGCTCTCCATCCTGACCGTCCTGCAGGACGAGCTCGCGCGGGCGCGCGCTGAGAGCGACCTCGAGGTCTGGACCGGGGCGATGGTGACCGAGCTGCTGGTCGGCGCCGCTGACGGGCAGGACGCCGTCACCGGAGCGCACGTGCAGCACGGCGGCGAGGAGACCGAGGTGCTCGCCGGGGCCGTGGTGCTCGCCACCGGGGGGTACGGCGCCGACCCGGAGCTCTTCGCCGAGCTCGAGGGTGCCCCCCTCGTCTCCGCGGCGGCGCGAACCTCGACCGGGGACGGGCTGCACCTCGGCCTCGCCGTGGGGGCGGCGCTGCAGGGAGCCGGCACCTACCTGCCCACCTTCGGCGGCCTGCCGGACCCGGTCTCCCCGGGCCGGGCGAACTGGCACGACCGGCAGCGGCTGACCAGCGAGCGCCCGCCGTGGGAGATCTACGTCGACCGCTCGGGCCGGCGCTGGGTGGCCGAGGACGAGCCGTCCATCGACGAGAAGGAGCGGGCGCTGGCCCGGGTGCCCGAGCAGACCTTCTGGACCGTCTTCGACGACGTCGCCCTCGAGGCTGCCACCGGCAGCCTCCAGATCGTGGTGGGCAAGGAGCCGTCCGAGGTGCGCGCGATGGCCAACACCCGGCCGGGGGTGCACGCCGCCTCCGACCTGCGCGAGCTGGCCGACCTCGCCGGCATCGACCCGGACGGCCTCTGCTCGACGGTGCGCGCCTACAACGAGGCCGTCGCCGCGGGGAAGGACCCCGAGCACGGCCGCACGCACCTGCCGGCGCCGATCGCCCGCGGTCCGTTCTACGCCCTGCGCAACCACGCCATCACCCTGGTCACCTTCCAGGGCCTCGACATCGACTCCGACTGTGCGGTGCGCGACGGCTCCGGCGCGGTGATCGGGGACCTCTACGCCGTGGGGGAAGTGATCGGCGCGGGCGCCACCTGCGGCAACAGCTTCTGCTCGGGGATGCTGCTCACCCCGGCCCTGACCCTGGGCCGTCTGCTCGGCGCACGGCTGGCCCGCGCGAGACCGGGGTGACAGGTTGCCCCCTCGGTGGGACGCTCCCTCCATGACGCGCACCGGGTGGCGGCCGGAGCCGTGGTGGATCCCCGCAGGGCTGGCTGTCGGACTGATCGCGGGTGCCCTCTTCCCGACGGTGTTCCTGGTCCCCTTCTTCCTGGTCGAGGACCCGACCGACTGGGAGACCGGCCTGGGGGTGGCAGTCGTCGGCGGGGCGATCGGTGCTCCTGTCGGGGCTGCGCTGGGGCTGGTGCTGGGCGTGGTGCTCTGCCTGGTCGGCCACCGGGGGTTGACCCTGCGCGCCCAGCGACGGGTGGCGGCGGTGACCGCGCTGGTCGGCACGGGGGCCGCGGCTGCCCTGCTGGTCGGGCTGCAGGAGGCGACGGAGCCTGAGGGGCTGCTCTGGGCGGGCTCGCGCCCGTGACACGGAGTTTGGCCTCAGCGGCCGGCACCCGAGAATGGGCCGCATGTCCACTCCCAGCGCCGCTCCCGTGACCGGCCCCGTCGCCGGACCCGTCACCGTCGCCGTCACCCGGCACGTCGCGCCCGACCACGAGGCCGAGATGCACGCCTGGCTGCAGGCCGGCGACTCGCTGGCCCAGCGGTTCCCCGGGTTCCTGGGCAGCGGCTGGGTCCGCCCGTCGCCCGGGTCGACCGAGTGGCACATGCTCTACCGGTTCGCCGACGCCGCGTCCCTGGAGGCGTGGGAGAGCTCGCCGCAGCGCCGGTGGTGGCTGGACGCCGCGGCCGGCAAGGTGGAGCAGAGCCGGGTGGAGCGGCGTACGGGGATCGAGGGGTGGTTCGACGAGCCCGCCTCCACCGAGGTCGCGGGGGAGCAGCCGCCGCCCCCGGCCCCGCCCCGGTGGAAGCAGATGGTGGTGATCTTCCTGGTCTTCTTCCCGCTCAGCCTCTGCACCAACTGGGCGGCCTCGCACCTGATCCCCGACTGGCCGCTGGTGCCGCGGGTGCTGGTGATCATCAGCGTGATGACCCCGTTGATGACCTACGTCTTCATGCCGTGGGCGACCCGGAAGATGCAGTGGTTCCTGCAGCCGGAGCGAGACTCCCAGAGGTGACCTGCGCCACATAGCATGGCCGGATGGGGGAGTCGAGATGAGCCAGGACCCCTGGGCAGGGCTGCCCGTGGACCCGACCCTGCCCGAGCACGCCCACCTGCGCGCCGGGGATCGTGACCGTGACGCGGTCGCGCAGGTGCTGGCCGACGCGTACGCCGAGGGCCGGATGGACCGCGACGAGCTGGACCAGCGGGCGGAGGCGCTGGCCGGCGCCCGCACCCTGGGAGAGCTGCCGCCGCTGGTCTCCGACCTCGTGGCCCCGTCTGCCGGTACCGGACTCGCGCGGACCGGCGCCCGTTCGCCCGACACGGCCCGAGTCCGGGCCGTGGAGAAGTACGAGCACGAGCGGCGCAGGGCCTGGTGGTCGATGCTCACGGCCACCCTGATCTGCACCGTGATCTGGGTGGCCGGCGGCATGGGGTCAGACTGGAGCTTCGACCCGGCCTTCCCGTGGCCGTTGTTCGTGCTGCTGGGCACCGGGCTGAACTACGGGCGCACGGTCTTCGATCGCGAGGACATGGTGGCCGAGGAGGTACGTCGCCTGGAGCGCAAGGCGCGCAGGCGCGAGGCCAGGAAGCTCGGCCCGGGCCCCGAGCAGAGCCCGGACGAGGACGCCTGAGCGAGGGGGCGTCAGCTCCCTGGCGTGACGTCCAGCACGACCTCGAACTCGAGCAGGTCCGCGCCGGTGGCGACCGGCTTGGCGCGCTCCCCGGCGTGGGCGGTGCGGGAGTCCCCGTCGCGCCAGGCGATGAAGGAGTCCTCGTCCGCCCACTCGGTCAGGACGAAGTAGCGCTGGTCGCCGGCGGTGGGGCGGAGCAGCTTGAACCCCAGGAAGCCGGGGGACTTCTCGACCGAGCCGGCGCGGGCGGCGAAGCGCCGCTCAAGCTCCTCGCCGGAACCCTCGGGGACGGTGATGGCGTTGATCTTCACGACGGACATGTTCCGAGCCTACAAACCATCGGCTCGCTAACGTCAGGGGCGTGGACGTCGACACACTCATCAATCTCGCGCTCGTCCTGGTCTTCGTGCTGATCGGCGGGGTCTTCGCCGGCACGGAGATGGCGATCGTCTCGCTCCGGGCCGGGCAGGTGCGACGGATCCGGCAGAGCGGGCCGCGAGGCGCCCGCACGGCCGACCTGGTGGAGGACCCGAACCGGTTCCTCTCCGCGGTGCAGATCGGCGTGACCGTCGCCGGGTTCTTCTCCTCGGCGTACGGCGGCGCCACGATCGCGCCCGACGTCGCCCCGGTGCTGGTCGGCTGGGGCCTGCCCGAAGGTGCGGCGGACACGGTCGCGCTGGTGCTGATGACGCTGCTGATCGCCTACCTCTCGCTGGTCCTCGGCGAGCTGGTGCCCAAGCGGCTGGCGATGCAGCGCGCGGTCGGCTTCACCACGGTGCTGGCCCCGCCGCTCAACGTCTTCGCCACCCTGGTCCGGCCGGTGATCTGGCTGCTGTCCCGCTCGACCAACGTGGTGGTGCGGCTGCTCGGTGGCAACCCGGACGCGATCGAGGAGGAGATGACCGCCGACGAGCTGCGCGACACCGTGGAGACCCACGGCGGGCTGCGCCCCTACCACCGGCGGATCCTCACCGACGTCTTCCGCTCGGCGGAGCGCCGGCTGACCGCGGTGATGACCCCGCGGCCGGACGTCTCCTTCCTCGACGGCAGCATGACGATCGCCGAGGCGCAGGCGGAGGTGGCGGAGTCGACGTACTCGCGCTTCCCGGTGCTGGGCGAGGACGTCGACGACGTGCTCGGGTTCGTGCACCTGCGCGACCTGCTCACCGTCCCGTCGGAGCGGGCGCAGCAGCCGGTGAGCAGCCTCGCCCGCACCCTGGTGGTGCTGCCCGGCACCAACCAGGTGCTCTCCTCGCTGGCGCAGCTGCGCCGTGAGCAGCAGCATCTGGCGCTGGTCGTCGACGAGTACGGCGGCACCGAGGGGATCGTGACCCTGGAGGACCTCGTCGAGGAGCTGGTGGGGGAGATCTACGACGAGTACGACATCGGGTTCGACCCCGAGGACACGGTGCTCGAGCAGGGCACCGAGATGACGGTCGACGGCTCGCTCAACATCGAGGAGTTCTGCGACCTCACCGGGATGGAGCCGCCGGAGGGCGGCTTCGACACCGTCGGCGGGTTCGTCGTCGAGCGACTGGGCCGGATCGGGGTCGTCGGCGACCGGGTCGAGGCCTCCGGGCTGGTGCTGGAGGTGGTCGAGGCGAGCGAGACCCGGATCCTGCGGGTGCGGGTCAGCCGCGACGACGGTCGCCAGCGGCCCCGGGCGGACGACGGGCGGCCCGGCGACAGGCCTGACAGCCCCGACAGCCCGGACAGCCCTGACAGTCCAGGCGAGAACCATGCGGAGAACACGGGCGAGGGCACGGACGGCGGGCGTGGCGGCGACGCCTGACCGAGCGCCGTTACGCTTCGCAGGTGGCCGATCCTCAGCACTCCGAGTCCCTGGGCATCCCCGTCGCGCCGGCGATCGAGGGGACGACGCACCTGCACAGCGGCAAGGTGCGCGACCTCTACCGGATCGACGCCGGGGAGCACGCCGGCCGGCTGCTGATGGTGGCCAGCGACCGGATCTCGGCCTACGACTTCGTCCTCGGCACCACCATCCCCGACAAGGGCGAGATCCTCACCCGGATGTCGCTGTGGTGGTTCGGCCAGCTGGCCGACCTGGTGCCCCACCACGTCGTCTCCACCGACGTGCCCGCGGCGGTCGCGGGCCGGGCGGTGATCTGCGAGCCGCTGGACATGTTCCCCGTCGAGTGCGTGGCGCGCGGCTACCTCACCGGCTCGGGGCTCATCGACTACCGGGCCTCGGGCGAGGTCTGCGGGGTCCCGCTGCCGGCGGGCCTGGAGGACGGCTCGCGGCTGCCGGAGCCGATCTTCACCCCCGCCACCAAGGCAGAGCTCGGCGACCACGACGAGAACGTCTCCTACGAGGCCGTGGTCGCGACCATCGGCGACCAGGACGCGGCGCAGCTGCGCCGGCTGACCATGGCGGTCTACGCCCGCGCGGAGGGCATCGCCCGCGAGCGCGGGATCATCCTGGCCGACACGAAGCTGGAGCTCGGGCGACGGGTCACGACCGGCTCGACCGGCTCGACCGGCTCGACCGGGGAGATCGTGCTCGGCGACGAGGTGCTGACCCCGGACTCCTCCCGGTTCTGGCCGGCCGACGAGTGGCAGCCCGGCCGCACGCAGCCGTCGTACGACAAGCAGATCGTCCGCAACTGGCTCACCGGCCCGGACTCGGGCTGGGACCGCGCCTCCGGCGAGGCGCCGCCGCCGCTGCCCGCCGAGGTGGTCGAGCACACCCGCGCGAGGTACGTCGAGGCCTACGAGCGACTCACCGGCGAACGGTTCTGAGTCGTGGGGTTCACGGTCAGCCAGGACTTCGCGAGACCCGTCGGACCCGTCTTCGACTACCTCGCCGACCCGCGGAACCGGCCGCAGTGGCAGTCGAGCCTGCGCCGCGTCGACATGCTCAGCCTGGGGGAGCCCGGCCTCGGGACCACCTGGTACGACGTGACCTGGCCCGGACCGCGCCCGCTGATGGAGATCACCGGCTGGGAGAAGAACGTGCGATGGGTCGAGCACGGCCGCTGGCGCGGCCTGGCGGTCACCCTCGACCTCGTCTTCACCCCGCTCGAGGAGTCCCTGACCCGGGTGCGGGCGACCACCGTCACCCACGCCCCCGGCTGGCGACGCGCGCCGGGCCTGGTGCTCGACCTGGCGGGCCCCGCCGCGGCCCGGGCGGACCTGCGGCGGGCGGCCCGCCGGGTGCAGCGGCTCGGCACGGACTGAGCACGGACTGGGCACGGACTGGGCACGGCGCGTCCACCACGGACCTCCTGCGCGCCGTTGTGACCGGGCGCATACCGTGTGCGCATGACGAATCTTGCGTCCCTCCTCGAGGGCTCGGCCGCCAGCTACCCCGACCGTGACGCGGTCGTCCTCGGCGACACCCGCCTGACCTACGCGCAGGTCGACCAGTTCGCCAACATGTGCGCCAACCTGCTCGTCTCCCGCGGCATCAAGCCCGGCGACAAGGTGGCGCTCTCCTGCCCGAACCTGCCGTACTTCTCGATCGTCTACTACGGCATCCTCAAGGCCGGCGCGACCGTCGTCCCGCTGAACGTGCTGCTGCGCGGCCGCGAGGTGGCCTACCACCTGCAGGACTCCGACGCGAAGGCGTACTTCTGCTTCGAGGGCACCCCCGAGCTGCCGATGGCGCAGGCCGGCCACGAGGGCTTCGAGGCCGCCGAGGACTGTGAGCACTTCTTCGTCATCACCGCCGACCTGGGCGCGGCCTCGCCGGTCGAGGGCTACGAGACGATGGCCCAGGCGATGGGCAGCCAGTCGGCGGAGTTCCGCGCCGTCGACGTCGAGGACGACGACACCGCGGTGATCCTCTACACCTCCGGCACCACGGGTC
The window above is part of the Nocardioides campestrisoli genome. Proteins encoded here:
- a CDS encoding MmgE/PrpD family protein; the encoded protein is MSVWTPAAGARPAGNPTGEAQAGPTLAQQLAAFAAHTARHGVPDAVAVSVGQRTLDVLGLCVAAHRLPTSAAALDHVLDQGGHPVATVVGEPTRVSAAQAAFANGVLAHSLDYDDTHLPSVLHPSASVVPAALAAAEHAGVPGEVAVRAIAVGIEVAVRLGMAGYDADLGNSVYFEHGQHATSITGAMGSAVAAAIAYGLDEQGITDVLGLTASMASGVIEANRTGGTVKRLHCGLAAQAGVTAAQLVRRGFTGPPTVLEGRFGFFEAWLHGQFFPEAVTEGLGTDWSVPGIFFKPYPANHFTHTTVDAGRAFAGRGITPARVATVVVGVAGATVRTIGEPIEVKRAPETGYQAQFSGPYAFAAGLLGGGGLGTSLDDYSDALAQDPARRALMAKVEVVPDARCDEIYPFQFPAVVTLTTTDGEVLVEEVLTNRGGPARPLSDDELATKFRDNVAGRLSPEAADSVRDDVLSLHTATGLAAVLKPLSTFTPGESP
- a CDS encoding cyclase family protein, yielding MTSRIPTTTRTAAGPEDHPTTALLLDAVRAGLEVHDLGRTLTVGMPQSPNHPAYWHAMPRRHGDMVRADGGSAANDMISMGTHVGTHVDALAHVSQDGRLYGDVDAASAQVGGRFVDHGAHTIAPMVRRGLLLDVPEALGVERLDPGQEITVEDLERTLERQRTEIRTGDVVLVRSGWGQHFDRGDGDAYRGLSTGVPGVSEAGATFLAEFGIHATGADTIAYEQLAPGAGHGLLPAHRVLLVESGIYIIEALDLEGLAAAGVHEFLFVMSPLKFFGATGSPVRPLAVVGG
- a CDS encoding CaiB/BaiF CoA transferase family protein, encoding MGPLTGVRVLDASTILAGPLACQVLGDFGADVIKVEHPVAGDGMRGHGPSKDGVPIWWKEVSRNKRTIGLSLKDPDGADIFRALAAQADVVVENFRPGTLERWGLGPDVLRELNPGLVLLRITGFGQVGPYASRAGFGTLAEAMSGFAHLTGPADGPPTLPAFGLADSIAGIAASSAVSMALFARERNGGQGQVIDLNLLDPIMTAVGPGPSVYQQTGEVGMRHGNRSTNNAPRNAYRTEDDHWVAISTSAQAIAERVMHLVGHPEVIAEPWFATGHSRAAHADELDEMVGSWIAARSREEVVATFTEAGAAIAPIYSARDLVEDPHVRETQMLVEVEDDDLGPVLQHNVMWRMSGTPGGIRFPGRALGQDTDEVLGALGLQEEELAHLRDRHVIA
- a CDS encoding FAD-dependent oxidoreductase, with the translated sequence MRVDVLVVGAGAAGLSCSIEAARGGASVLLVEKDTRLGGTLHLSGGHLAAGGTARQAERGIEDSPAAHRADVLRISGGTARADLVEIVTEHAPATVEWLAGRGFDFAAETPRIVYGHEPYEIPRTVYGVDEGLSILTVLQDELARARAESDLEVWTGAMVTELLVGAADGQDAVTGAHVQHGGEETEVLAGAVVLATGGYGADPELFAELEGAPLVSAAARTSTGDGLHLGLAVGAALQGAGTYLPTFGGLPDPVSPGRANWHDRQRLTSERPPWEIYVDRSGRRWVAEDEPSIDEKERALARVPEQTFWTVFDDVALEAATGSLQIVVGKEPSEVRAMANTRPGVHAASDLRELADLAGIDPDGLCSTVRAYNEAVAAGKDPEHGRTHLPAPIARGPFYALRNHAITLVTFQGLDIDSDCAVRDGSGAVIGDLYAVGEVIGAGATCGNSFCSGMLLTPALTLGRLLGARLARARPG
- a CDS encoding antibiotic biosynthesis monooxygenase, with amino-acid sequence MSTPSAAPVTGPVAGPVTVAVTRHVAPDHEAEMHAWLQAGDSLAQRFPGFLGSGWVRPSPGSTEWHMLYRFADAASLEAWESSPQRRWWLDAAAGKVEQSRVERRTGIEGWFDEPASTEVAGEQPPPPAPPRWKQMVVIFLVFFPLSLCTNWAASHLIPDWPLVPRVLVIISVMTPLMTYVFMPWATRKMQWFLQPERDSQR
- a CDS encoding DUF1707 SHOCT-like domain-containing protein, encoding MSQDPWAGLPVDPTLPEHAHLRAGDRDRDAVAQVLADAYAEGRMDRDELDQRAEALAGARTLGELPPLVSDLVAPSAGTGLARTGARSPDTARVRAVEKYEHERRRAWWSMLTATLICTVIWVAGGMGSDWSFDPAFPWPLFVLLGTGLNYGRTVFDREDMVAEEVRRLERKARRREARKLGPGPEQSPDEDA
- a CDS encoding antibiotic biosynthesis monooxygenase family protein, which codes for MSVVKINAITVPEGSGEELERRFAARAGSVEKSPGFLGFKLLRPTAGDQRYFVLTEWADEDSFIAWRDGDSRTAHAGERAKPVATGADLLEFEVVLDVTPGS
- a CDS encoding hemolysin family protein, which produces MDVDTLINLALVLVFVLIGGVFAGTEMAIVSLRAGQVRRIRQSGPRGARTADLVEDPNRFLSAVQIGVTVAGFFSSAYGGATIAPDVAPVLVGWGLPEGAADTVALVLMTLLIAYLSLVLGELVPKRLAMQRAVGFTTVLAPPLNVFATLVRPVIWLLSRSTNVVVRLLGGNPDAIEEEMTADELRDTVETHGGLRPYHRRILTDVFRSAERRLTAVMTPRPDVSFLDGSMTIAEAQAEVAESTYSRFPVLGEDVDDVLGFVHLRDLLTVPSERAQQPVSSLARTLVVLPGTNQVLSSLAQLRREQQHLALVVDEYGGTEGIVTLEDLVEELVGEIYDEYDIGFDPEDTVLEQGTEMTVDGSLNIEEFCDLTGMEPPEGGFDTVGGFVVERLGRIGVVGDRVEASGLVLEVVEASETRILRVRVSRDDGRQRPRADDGRPGDRPDSPDSPDSPDSPGENHAENTGEGTDGGRGGDA
- a CDS encoding phosphoribosylaminoimidazolesuccinocarboxamide synthase, producing MADPQHSESLGIPVAPAIEGTTHLHSGKVRDLYRIDAGEHAGRLLMVASDRISAYDFVLGTTIPDKGEILTRMSLWWFGQLADLVPHHVVSTDVPAAVAGRAVICEPLDMFPVECVARGYLTGSGLIDYRASGEVCGVPLPAGLEDGSRLPEPIFTPATKAELGDHDENVSYEAVVATIGDQDAAQLRRLTMAVYARAEGIARERGIILADTKLELGRRVTTGSTGSTGSTGEIVLGDEVLTPDSSRFWPADEWQPGRTQPSYDKQIVRNWLTGPDSGWDRASGEAPPPLPAEVVEHTRARYVEAYERLTGERF
- a CDS encoding SRPBCC family protein, yielding MGFTVSQDFARPVGPVFDYLADPRNRPQWQSSLRRVDMLSLGEPGLGTTWYDVTWPGPRPLMEITGWEKNVRWVEHGRWRGLAVTLDLVFTPLEESLTRVRATTVTHAPGWRRAPGLVLDLAGPAAARADLRRAARRVQRLGTD